A single region of the Gephyromycinifex aptenodytis genome encodes:
- a CDS encoding lysophospholipid acyltransferase family protein: MEPVYTPVIGFARIVFAAQGLNFKVTGAEHIPTTGGAVIVMNHLSYFDFAYAGLAARPSGRVIRFMCKDSIFEHPVAGPLMRGMKHISVDRDNGSQSFRDALRALKSGELVGVFPEATISRSFEVKALKSGAIRMAQAARVPLIPLVLWGSQRVWTKGQPKHLGRTRTPISLDVGEPHQVERRADIEQETLRLREQMTAMVRAAQEAYPPMSGEDLIYVPARMGGLAPTLEAANAMDVEDARRRRLERAARAGRTAPAEPVAHDPSDPIAPA; the protein is encoded by the coding sequence ATGGAGCCGGTCTATACCCCCGTCATCGGGTTCGCCCGCATCGTGTTCGCGGCCCAAGGCCTGAACTTCAAAGTGACCGGTGCCGAGCACATCCCGACCACCGGGGGCGCCGTGATCGTCATGAACCATTTGTCTTACTTCGACTTCGCTTACGCGGGGTTGGCTGCTCGCCCCTCCGGGCGGGTCATCCGGTTCATGTGCAAGGACTCGATCTTCGAGCACCCGGTGGCCGGGCCCTTGATGCGCGGAATGAAACACATCTCGGTGGACCGGGATAACGGCTCGCAGTCATTCCGCGATGCCCTACGCGCATTGAAGTCCGGTGAGCTTGTCGGGGTATTCCCCGAAGCAACCATCTCGCGCAGCTTCGAGGTCAAGGCCTTGAAATCGGGCGCCATTCGGATGGCGCAGGCTGCGCGGGTGCCCCTGATCCCGTTGGTGCTGTGGGGTTCCCAGCGGGTGTGGACCAAGGGTCAGCCCAAGCACCTGGGGCGGACCCGCACCCCGATCTCCTTGGACGTGGGTGAACCTCACCAGGTCGAGCGCCGCGCGGACATCGAGCAGGAGACGTTGCGACTGCGTGAGCAGATGACGGCCATGGTGCGAGCGGCCCAAGAGGCCTATCCGCCGATGAGCGGGGAGGACCTGATCTACGTCCCGGCTCGCATGGGCGGGCTGGCACCCACATTGGAGGCAGCGAACGCGATGGACGTCGAAGATGCTCGGCGACGTCGACTCGAGCGGGCGGCGCGGGCCGGTCGCACTGCCCCCGCCGAGCCGGTCGCGCACGACCCCTCGGATCCGATCGCCCCGGCCTGA
- a CDS encoding YbhB/YbcL family Raf kinase inhibitor-like protein, with product MNLQRPIAPDPYELLPSTGSFELTSPGFSDGEDLPEKHSFGAENLSPALAWSGAPAGTKQYVLSCYDPDAPTPSGFWHWFVAGIPAEATSVEEGAGHIGGGSLPRPALQLKNDFGTRDFGGAAPPPGDRAHRYMFAVHALDVADLGLDADTSPAKASFAMLEHVIARATLTGMFAVQD from the coding sequence ATGAACCTGCAACGACCGATCGCCCCCGATCCCTACGAGCTGCTGCCGTCAACCGGATCGTTCGAGCTGACCAGTCCGGGGTTCTCCGACGGTGAGGACCTGCCGGAGAAGCACTCCTTCGGCGCAGAGAACCTCTCCCCCGCGCTGGCGTGGTCAGGTGCGCCGGCCGGCACCAAGCAGTATGTGCTCTCCTGCTACGACCCCGACGCCCCCACCCCCTCCGGCTTCTGGCACTGGTTCGTGGCGGGAATCCCCGCGGAGGCCACCAGCGTCGAAGAGGGCGCTGGGCATATCGGCGGAGGTTCGCTACCGCGCCCCGCGCTGCAGTTGAAGAACGACTTCGGTACCCGCGACTTCGGTGGTGCCGCTCCCCCGCCCGGGGACCGCGCGCATCGGTACATGTTCGCGGTGCACGCCCTGGACGTAGCCGACCTCGGCCTGGACGCAGACACCAGCCCCGCCAAGGCATCGTTCGCCATGCTGGAGCACGTGATCGCCCGTGCCACCCTGACCGGCATGTTTGCCGTGCAGGACTGA
- a CDS encoding TrmH family RNA methyltransferase: MPIQITDSDDERVRDYFSLTDVSLRRRLEPERGIYLAESEKVIRRALAAGHRPLSFLMAPRWLEDMAEVVAHAEHDGVPVYVAEHEVIESMTGFHLHRGAIAAMQRPELPPVDAVLDRARRVVVLEDIVDHTNVGAIFRSAAALGVDAVLVTPRCADPLYRRSIRVSMGTVFQVPWTRIGPWPQGVEYLGSLGFSVAAFALREDAISLDALADDPPDRLALVMGAEGDGLSHSTVDGADIVVRIPMAGDVDSLNVAAASAVAMWALRR; encoded by the coding sequence ATGCCCATCCAGATCACCGACTCCGACGACGAGCGCGTCCGCGACTATTTCAGCCTCACCGACGTCTCGCTTAGGCGCCGCCTAGAACCCGAGCGCGGGATCTACCTGGCCGAGAGCGAGAAGGTGATCCGGCGCGCGCTGGCGGCCGGCCATCGGCCGCTGTCCTTCCTTATGGCACCGCGCTGGCTGGAGGACATGGCCGAGGTCGTCGCTCATGCCGAGCATGATGGGGTTCCGGTCTATGTCGCCGAGCATGAGGTGATCGAGTCGATGACGGGCTTTCACCTGCACCGGGGTGCCATCGCGGCAATGCAACGCCCGGAATTGCCGCCCGTGGATGCCGTCCTGGACCGGGCGCGGCGAGTGGTGGTGTTGGAGGACATCGTCGACCACACGAACGTCGGGGCTATCTTCCGCTCTGCGGCAGCGTTGGGAGTGGATGCGGTTCTGGTGACGCCGCGCTGTGCGGATCCGTTGTACCGACGCAGCATTCGCGTCTCGATGGGCACCGTGTTCCAGGTTCCGTGGACCCGGATCGGTCCGTGGCCGCAGGGGGTGGAGTATTTGGGCTCGCTCGGGTTCAGCGTGGCGGCCTTCGCGTTGCGCGAGGACGCCATCAGCTTGGATGCGCTGGCTGACGACCCTCCAGATCGGCTTGCGCTGGTGATGGGGGCTGAGGGGGATGGGCTGTCGCATTCGACCGTCGATGGCGCAGACATTGTGGTGCGGATCCCGATGGCAGGAGATGTGGACTCGCTGAACGTGGCTGCCGCTTCGGCGGTTGCGATGTGGGCGCTGCGGCGCTGA
- a CDS encoding sulfite exporter TauE/SafE family protein has protein sequence MPLWELIIVLLAGVAAGTINTIVGSGSLITFPTLLFFGYPPVVANMSNNVGLLPRGLTGVHGYRRELAGQGRVLRRLLPASALGGITGALLLLVLPPQVFEVVVPLLIGIGVALVAFGPALQKRAAAAHDDVVHPARAAALPVGIFLAGVYGGYFGAAQGVILVGIMSVLMAQDLQVVNGIKNVLGLCVNTIAALVFITVAGRDIDWLVAAVIGVGTLIGGVIGARVGRRLPRPILRAIIVLIGVTAIIRMTLFA, from the coding sequence GTGCCTTTGTGGGAATTGATTATCGTGCTGCTGGCTGGCGTGGCGGCCGGCACGATTAACACGATTGTTGGTTCGGGATCTCTCATCACGTTCCCGACCCTACTTTTCTTTGGTTATCCGCCGGTTGTGGCGAATATGTCGAACAACGTCGGCCTTTTGCCTAGAGGCCTCACCGGGGTACACGGTTACCGACGCGAATTGGCTGGACAAGGGCGCGTCTTGCGCCGACTGTTACCGGCCTCGGCACTGGGTGGTATCACCGGCGCGCTGCTACTTCTCGTTCTGCCACCGCAGGTATTCGAGGTCGTAGTTCCGCTGCTGATCGGGATCGGCGTCGCCCTGGTCGCGTTCGGCCCGGCATTACAGAAGCGCGCGGCCGCGGCTCACGACGACGTCGTCCATCCCGCCCGGGCCGCCGCCCTGCCCGTAGGAATCTTCCTTGCGGGCGTCTATGGCGGCTATTTCGGCGCCGCGCAAGGTGTGATCCTCGTGGGCATCATGAGTGTGCTCATGGCCCAGGACCTCCAGGTCGTCAACGGCATCAAGAATGTTCTTGGTTTGTGCGTGAACACCATCGCCGCGCTCGTCTTCATCACCGTCGCCGGGCGCGACATCGACTGGCTGGTCGCCGCCGTCATCGGGGTGGGCACTCTCATCGGCGGTGTCATCGGGGCGCGGGTAGGGCGCAGGCTGCCGCGGCCCATCCTGCGGGCGATCATCGTCTTGATCGGCGTTACGGCCATCATCCGGATGACCCTCTTCGCCTGA
- a CDS encoding SPFH domain-containing protein, with amino-acid sequence MPSIATLLMLLLVVFVVIVVVRSVRIVPQQTSLIIERLGKYSRTLDAGIHVIVPFVDKVRANIDQREQVVSFPPQPVITSDNLVVSIDTVIYYAVTDPKGAVYGIANFIQGIEQLTVTTLRNVIGSLDLEQTLTSRDQINGQLRGVLDEATGKWGIRVSRVELKAIDPPHSVQDSMEKQMRAERDRRAAILTAEGVKQSAILTAEGEKQSQILRAEGSAQASILEAQGQARAIKQVFEAIHKGKPDQKLLAYQYLQVLPELARGDSNKMWIVPSELTEAMKGFGKAFGASADESPFPQGPDAEVDSDFDSRDAFEDTTLEDPMEALARAREEAARTSAEAEGASARAQGRNRGVGGPNNPAIAPSTAAMPAIGGMTPGEVPAATQDPATGGSTVAPPQD; translated from the coding sequence ATGCCGTCGATCGCAACCCTGCTCATGCTTCTGCTTGTGGTGTTCGTGGTGATCGTCGTCGTGCGATCCGTGCGAATCGTCCCGCAGCAGACCTCGCTCATCATCGAGCGACTCGGTAAGTACTCTCGGACCCTGGACGCGGGCATCCACGTCATCGTTCCGTTCGTAGACAAGGTCCGCGCGAACATCGATCAGCGCGAACAAGTTGTTTCTTTCCCGCCGCAGCCGGTCATCACCAGCGACAACCTCGTCGTCAGCATCGACACCGTCATCTACTACGCGGTGACCGACCCCAAGGGCGCCGTCTATGGGATCGCCAACTTCATCCAAGGCATCGAGCAGCTGACGGTCACCACCTTGCGTAACGTCATCGGTTCGCTCGACCTGGAACAAACACTGACCAGCCGCGACCAGATCAACGGCCAGCTTCGTGGAGTGCTGGACGAGGCCACCGGTAAGTGGGGCATCCGGGTATCGCGGGTGGAGCTGAAGGCTATCGACCCACCGCACAGCGTGCAGGACTCGATGGAGAAGCAGATGCGCGCCGAGCGAGACCGCCGCGCCGCGATCCTGACCGCAGAAGGCGTCAAGCAGTCCGCCATCCTCACCGCAGAAGGTGAGAAGCAGAGCCAGATTCTGCGCGCGGAGGGTTCCGCGCAGGCGAGCATCCTAGAAGCTCAGGGTCAAGCGCGCGCGATCAAGCAGGTCTTCGAGGCCATCCACAAGGGCAAGCCCGATCAAAAGCTCCTCGCTTACCAGTACCTGCAGGTCCTACCGGAACTGGCCCGTGGCGATTCCAACAAGATGTGGATCGTGCCCAGCGAACTCACCGAAGCGATGAAGGGCTTCGGGAAGGCCTTCGGCGCCAGTGCCGACGAGAGCCCCTTCCCCCAGGGCCCGGATGCCGAAGTGGACAGCGACTTCGACAGCCGCGATGCTTTCGAGGACACCACGCTGGAGGACCCGATGGAGGCGTTGGCCCGAGCGCGGGAAGAAGCTGCCCGTACCTCCGCCGAGGCCGAAGGCGCATCGGCGCGCGCGCAGGGACGCAACCGCGGCGTCGGCGGACCCAACAACCCGGCGATCGCCCCCTCCACCGCAGCCATGCCCGCCATCGGTGGGATGACCCCCGGTGAGGTCCCGGCTGCGACACAGGACCCCGCGACCGGTGGTTCGACGGTGGCCCCGCCCCAGGACTGA
- a CDS encoding NfeD family protein, whose product MDWFIDNSWAIWLALALTLGAVEAATVDFVFLMLAGGALAGAVAGGLHAPVEVQLILASVVAVLLLVGVRPVVKRKMLDNLPDAGLGVAAYEGKVARVTAPVDQTDGRVYFEGEEWSARTEESHLAPLPVHSRVRVVRVDGATLIVLPTPPIQDVTRENTNPA is encoded by the coding sequence ATGGACTGGTTCATCGATAACAGTTGGGCAATCTGGCTAGCTCTCGCCCTCACGCTGGGCGCGGTCGAGGCGGCCACTGTCGACTTCGTCTTCCTCATGCTGGCAGGGGGTGCTCTCGCCGGCGCTGTCGCCGGTGGGCTGCATGCCCCGGTCGAGGTGCAGTTGATCCTCGCCTCGGTGGTGGCGGTGTTACTGCTGGTGGGGGTACGACCAGTGGTCAAACGCAAAATGTTGGACAACCTTCCGGACGCCGGTCTGGGCGTTGCCGCCTACGAGGGAAAGGTCGCCCGGGTCACTGCCCCGGTCGATCAAACCGACGGCCGGGTGTACTTCGAAGGCGAGGAGTGGTCAGCCCGCACCGAGGAGTCTCACCTTGCCCCATTGCCCGTCCACAGCCGTGTCCGCGTGGTGCGCGTTGACGGTGCAACACTCATCGTGCTTCCCACGCCTCCTATCCAAGATGTGACCCGCGAGAACACAAATCCAGCCTGA
- a CDS encoding ABC transporter ATP-binding protein — translation MSDVLEFAGVSVVRGDTTLLDGVDWEIEEGQRWVVLGPNGAGKTTLLQLAAARMHPTSGVAGVLGEVLGTVDVFELRPRIGLASASIAERIPEGERVRDVVVTASYGIVGRWREEYDRMDESRAMSLLSALGVRHLADRRYGTLSEGERKRVQIARALMTDPELMLLDEPAAGLDLGGREDLLARLTTLAEDVEAPALVLVTHHVEEIPPGFTDVILLREGRVVAAGPIEITLTQANLEATFGMPLVLERHGRRYSARAAQVEP, via the coding sequence ATGAGCGACGTGCTGGAATTCGCCGGGGTCAGCGTCGTCCGGGGTGACACCACGCTCCTGGACGGCGTCGATTGGGAGATCGAGGAGGGTCAACGGTGGGTCGTACTGGGGCCCAACGGCGCCGGCAAGACGACTCTGCTGCAGTTGGCTGCGGCCCGGATGCACCCCACCAGCGGGGTCGCCGGGGTCCTCGGTGAGGTCCTTGGCACCGTCGATGTGTTCGAGCTTCGTCCTCGGATCGGTCTTGCCAGCGCCTCCATCGCGGAACGCATCCCCGAAGGGGAACGTGTCCGAGACGTCGTCGTGACCGCCTCGTACGGCATCGTGGGGCGTTGGCGCGAGGAATACGACCGGATGGATGAGTCCCGGGCGATGAGTCTGCTTTCTGCGCTGGGAGTTCGCCACCTGGCCGACCGACGCTACGGCACCCTCAGCGAGGGCGAGCGCAAGCGGGTCCAGATCGCCCGCGCGCTGATGACCGACCCGGAACTGATGCTCTTAGACGAACCAGCAGCCGGTCTGGATCTGGGCGGTCGAGAAGACCTTTTGGCGCGGCTGACGACGCTGGCCGAGGACGTAGAGGCTCCCGCTCTGGTCTTGGTCACTCACCACGTGGAAGAAATCCCGCCCGGCTTCACCGATGTCATCCTGCTGCGCGAGGGCAGGGTTGTTGCGGCCGGACCGATCGAGATCACGCTGACCCAGGCCAATCTAGAGGCCACTTTCGGAATGCCGTTGGTCCTTGAGCGTCACGGGCGGCGGTATAGCGCACGTGCAGCCCAGGTTGAACCCTGA
- the glgA gene encoding glycogen synthase, which translates to MRVDILSKEYPPHIYGGAGVHVAELVKALRGRGDVDARVRCFGGPRDEQGTTGYADIAELAQANATVQTLGVDLAMASDCLGADLVHSHTWYANMAGHVASLLADVPHVISAHSLEPLRPWKAEQLGGGYRVSSWVEKTAYEAAAAVIAVSHGMRADILSCYPDIDPDKVRVVHNGIDSQEWMPDRSDNGKDICRRHGVDPDARSVIFVGRQTRQKGLPYMLRAARELPPDVQLVLCAGAPDTPQIGAEIAALIDELKQTRNGVVYIPEMLPREEVIALESNATVFACPSIYEPLGIVNLEAMACEAAVVATATGGIPEVVVDGETGWLVPIEQVQDGTGTPLDVQRWVSDLAAAMNEAVSDPERAQRFGRAGRQRAVQEFSWHTIGDRTMEVYQDVLD; encoded by the coding sequence GTGCGCGTCGACATCTTGTCCAAGGAATATCCACCTCATATCTACGGCGGAGCCGGAGTCCATGTGGCCGAGCTCGTCAAGGCTCTGCGAGGCCGAGGTGATGTCGATGCCCGGGTGCGTTGCTTCGGCGGCCCGCGGGATGAGCAGGGCACCACGGGGTATGCCGACATCGCCGAACTCGCCCAGGCCAATGCCACGGTGCAGACCCTCGGTGTCGACCTGGCGATGGCCTCCGATTGCCTGGGTGCCGACCTGGTGCACTCCCATACCTGGTACGCCAACATGGCAGGCCATGTCGCCTCGCTGTTGGCCGACGTGCCGCATGTGATTTCGGCGCACAGCCTGGAGCCGTTGCGTCCGTGGAAGGCCGAGCAGCTCGGTGGCGGCTATCGGGTCTCCAGCTGGGTGGAGAAGACCGCCTACGAGGCAGCTGCGGCAGTCATTGCGGTCAGCCACGGGATGCGGGCAGACATCCTGTCCTGTTACCCCGATATCGACCCCGACAAGGTGCGGGTGGTGCACAACGGGATCGACTCCCAGGAGTGGATGCCGGATCGCTCGGACAACGGCAAGGACATCTGCCGCCGACACGGGGTGGACCCTGATGCCCGCTCGGTGATCTTCGTTGGGCGCCAGACCCGCCAGAAGGGCCTGCCGTACATGCTGCGCGCGGCTCGCGAGCTGCCACCGGATGTGCAACTCGTCCTGTGCGCAGGTGCACCCGACACCCCGCAGATCGGAGCGGAGATCGCCGCTCTCATCGATGAGCTCAAGCAGACCAGGAACGGCGTGGTCTACATCCCCGAGATGTTGCCGCGCGAGGAAGTCATTGCGTTGGAGAGCAACGCAACCGTCTTCGCCTGCCCCTCGATCTACGAACCGCTCGGGATCGTCAACCTCGAAGCGATGGCCTGCGAGGCGGCAGTGGTAGCCACCGCTACCGGCGGCATTCCTGAGGTCGTCGTGGACGGCGAGACCGGCTGGTTGGTTCCGATCGAACAGGTGCAGGACGGCACCGGAACCCCTCTAGACGTTCAGCGCTGGGTCTCCGATCTGGCTGCGGCCATGAACGAGGCGGTCAGCGATCCGGAGCGGGCCCAACGCTTCGGTCGCGCCGGTCGGCAACGGGCGGTCCAGGAGTTCTCGTGGCACACGATCGGGGACCGCACCATGGAGGTCTACCAGGACGTCTTGGACTGA
- the glgC gene encoding glucose-1-phosphate adenylyltransferase: MRRHSRNPKVLAIVLAGGEGKRLMPLTADRAKPAVPFGGIYRLIDFALSNVVNSGYLKVVVLTQYKSHSLDRHITRTWRMSTLLGNYIAPIPAQQRMGKQWYMGSADAIYQSLNTMDDERPDIVVVVGADHVYRMDFSQMVDQHIETEAGITVAAIRQPISLSDQFGVIEVDESDVRRIGRWREKPTDAKGLPDSPNEVLASMGNYVFNADVLREIVTQDADNPDSKHDMGGDIVPFFVNRGDGYVYDFKNNVIPGASDRDRAYWRDVGTIDSYYDANMDLIAIHPIFNLYNYDWPIYTSEGGHPPAKFVHNETGRLGEAINSAVSAGAVISGARLEGCVVSPQVRVNSYAQVNDSVLLDNVTIGRKCVVDKAILDKNVVLHDGAEVGVDLDMDRARGFHISEGGIVVVPKGTVVTA; this comes from the coding sequence ATGAGGCGTCACTCTCGCAACCCCAAAGTGCTGGCTATCGTCCTGGCAGGTGGTGAGGGTAAACGGCTCATGCCGCTTACCGCTGACCGAGCCAAGCCAGCGGTCCCGTTCGGTGGTATCTACCGGTTGATCGACTTTGCGTTGAGCAACGTCGTCAACTCCGGCTACCTCAAGGTCGTCGTCCTCACCCAGTACAAGTCCCACAGCCTGGACCGCCACATCACCCGTACCTGGCGGATGTCCACGTTGCTTGGCAACTACATCGCACCCATCCCGGCCCAGCAGCGCATGGGCAAGCAGTGGTACATGGGCAGTGCTGACGCGATCTACCAAAGCCTGAACACCATGGACGACGAACGTCCCGACATCGTCGTCGTGGTGGGCGCTGACCACGTGTACCGCATGGACTTCTCACAGATGGTCGATCAGCACATCGAGACCGAGGCTGGGATCACCGTCGCGGCGATCCGCCAGCCGATCTCCTTGTCCGACCAGTTCGGCGTGATCGAGGTCGATGAGAGCGACGTGCGCCGTATCGGGCGCTGGCGTGAGAAGCCCACGGATGCCAAGGGGCTGCCGGACTCCCCCAACGAAGTGCTCGCCTCCATGGGCAACTACGTCTTCAACGCCGATGTCCTGCGTGAAATCGTCACCCAGGACGCCGACAACCCCGACAGCAAGCACGACATGGGCGGCGACATCGTTCCGTTCTTCGTCAACCGCGGCGACGGCTATGTCTACGACTTCAAGAACAACGTCATCCCCGGCGCCAGCGATCGGGACCGTGCCTACTGGCGGGACGTAGGAACGATCGATTCCTACTACGACGCCAACATGGACCTCATCGCCATCCACCCGATCTTCAACCTGTACAACTACGACTGGCCGATCTACACCAGCGAGGGCGGGCACCCGCCGGCCAAGTTCGTGCACAACGAGACCGGGCGTCTCGGCGAGGCCATCAACTCGGCCGTCTCCGCCGGGGCGGTCATCAGCGGGGCCCGACTCGAAGGTTGCGTGGTCTCGCCGCAGGTGCGCGTGAACAGCTACGCCCAGGTCAACGACAGTGTCCTGCTGGACAACGTGACCATCGGTCGTAAATGCGTCGTCGACAAGGCGATCCTCGACAAGAACGTCGTGCTCCATGACGGAGCAGAGGTCGGGGTCGACCTGGACATGGACCGGGCCCGCGGATTCCACATCAGCGAGGGCGGCATCGTCGTCGTGCCCAAGGGCACTGTCGTCACCGCCTGA
- the serB gene encoding phosphoserine phosphatase SerB, whose translation MTTDAMPTLLATFTGPDSPGVSVTVFDVLAAAEATVLDVEQQVLRGQLKLDVLIACPGEAPEAGTEGVAAQLQRAGARLGMSTSVTLGQGDNVQRPSGRVVVVVVGAPLTARSLGAVFHEIAAQGANVDRMRRLARRPVTAIELDVSGAQVDSLRPALSGAAAEHGVDVAVAPAGLARHGRLLVVMDVDSTLIQDEVIELLAAHAGREEEVAAVTQRAMRGELDFAESLRERVATLAGLEVSVLADVRHAVRLTPGARTLVRTLRRFGHSVALVSGGFAEIVEPLAAELGIEHVHANRLAVADGRLTGEVAGPIVDRAGKAAALRRFAELEGVPLERTVAVGDGANDLDMLATAGLGVAFNAKPLVQQQADAAVNVPYLDAVLALIGIDSDAVDAARA comes from the coding sequence GTGACCACCGATGCCATGCCGACCCTGCTTGCCACCTTCACCGGACCCGACTCCCCCGGGGTCTCTGTGACGGTCTTCGATGTTCTCGCTGCGGCGGAGGCCACCGTCTTGGACGTGGAACAGCAAGTACTGCGAGGCCAACTCAAGCTCGACGTGCTCATTGCCTGCCCGGGCGAGGCCCCGGAGGCGGGGACCGAAGGTGTGGCTGCGCAGCTTCAGCGGGCGGGTGCGCGACTGGGGATGAGCACCAGCGTGACCCTCGGTCAGGGCGACAATGTCCAGCGGCCCAGCGGCAGGGTGGTCGTCGTTGTCGTAGGGGCGCCGCTGACGGCTCGCTCGCTGGGAGCGGTCTTCCACGAGATCGCCGCGCAGGGAGCGAACGTGGATCGGATGCGCCGTCTCGCACGTCGCCCGGTCACCGCGATCGAGCTGGATGTCTCTGGAGCGCAAGTGGATTCGCTGCGGCCGGCGCTGTCGGGGGCCGCCGCAGAACACGGAGTTGATGTCGCGGTTGCCCCCGCCGGGTTGGCCCGCCACGGGCGTCTCCTGGTGGTGATGGACGTAGATTCCACGCTCATCCAGGACGAAGTCATCGAGTTGCTAGCCGCGCATGCCGGGCGCGAGGAGGAAGTGGCCGCGGTCACGCAGCGGGCGATGCGCGGTGAGCTGGACTTCGCAGAAAGCCTGCGGGAGCGGGTGGCCACCCTGGCTGGACTCGAGGTTTCGGTGCTCGCTGACGTCCGCCACGCGGTACGGCTCACTCCGGGCGCGCGCACCCTGGTGCGCACACTGCGCCGCTTCGGGCACAGCGTCGCGCTGGTCTCTGGCGGTTTCGCCGAGATCGTCGAGCCGCTGGCGGCCGAGCTGGGGATCGAGCACGTGCATGCCAACCGGTTGGCGGTGGCCGACGGGCGCCTCACCGGTGAGGTGGCCGGGCCGATCGTGGACCGGGCCGGCAAAGCGGCGGCGCTGCGCCGCTTCGCCGAGCTGGAAGGGGTGCCGCTGGAGCGCACGGTGGCCGTCGGTGACGGCGCCAACGACCTGGACATGTTGGCCACCGCGGGGCTGGGCGTGGCGTTCAACGCCAAACCGTTGGTGCAGCAGCAGGCAGACGCCGCGGTGAATGTCCCCTACCTCGATGCCGTGTTGGCCCTCATCGGCATTGACAGCGACGCCGTGGATGCGGCCCGGGCGTAG
- a CDS encoding GNAT family protein produces MTTDSPIWTPARHPLARFLRELATGNRPPTDGGWLRVTPWAPHVQGILSFPGHAVLAVSYDHTEVELSDLGVDGCGGAHHPRVVTALAKDGWIDSLDLLFLGAGLGEQPGTEPLVTRHDLARIPLVEHARRVCSEVQVFGRPDPGSEDVVVLSRGIGGLRELFFHLAPQRRGHGHGVELVRAALRAVPENELVVACSAPANRPAVLTLERAGLAPVGSVQLFSDRPERRS; encoded by the coding sequence ATGACTACCGATTCGCCGATCTGGACCCCCGCCAGGCACCCGCTGGCGAGATTCCTGCGCGAGCTGGCCACCGGCAACCGGCCCCCGACCGACGGCGGGTGGCTACGGGTGACCCCGTGGGCGCCGCATGTGCAGGGCATCCTGAGTTTCCCGGGCCATGCGGTGTTAGCTGTCTCCTACGATCACACCGAGGTCGAGCTGAGCGACCTCGGTGTCGACGGGTGCGGCGGCGCCCACCATCCTCGGGTGGTGACCGCGCTGGCCAAGGACGGTTGGATCGACTCCCTGGATCTGTTGTTCCTGGGGGCTGGGCTCGGGGAGCAACCAGGCACTGAACCCCTGGTCACCCGACATGATCTGGCACGCATCCCACTCGTGGAGCACGCCCGCCGGGTATGCAGCGAGGTCCAGGTCTTCGGCCGACCCGATCCGGGCAGTGAAGACGTGGTCGTGCTCTCGCGCGGCATCGGCGGGTTGCGCGAGCTGTTCTTCCACCTGGCGCCGCAGCGGCGCGGCCACGGCCACGGCGTCGAGCTGGTGCGTGCCGCGCTACGGGCCGTGCCAGAGAACGAACTCGTCGTCGCCTGCAGCGCACCGGCGAACCGACCTGCGGTTCTCACCCTGGAGCGCGCCGGACTAGCTCCTGTGGGCTCGGTGCAACTGTTCAGTGACCGCCCCGAGCGGCGCAGTTAG
- the fabI gene encoding enoyl-ACP reductase FabI, producing the protein MALLDGKTILVTGVLTESSIAFHVARLAQEQGASVVLTAFGRAAKITSAIARRLPQAAPVIELDASNQEDFDALSTRVGEHTDQLDGVLHSIGFAPRGAFDFMNASWEDVAPALQISAYSLKALAKGAEPLMKPGGALVGLTLDASIAWPGYDWMGVAKAAFESTNRYCARDLGPKGIRCNLVAAGPIRTTAAKSIPAFDRFAQWGEHSPLGWDISDPSPAAKACVALMSDWFPATTGEIVHVDGGFHAVGD; encoded by the coding sequence ATGGCCTTGCTCGATGGAAAGACGATCCTCGTCACCGGCGTCCTTACCGAGTCCTCGATCGCCTTTCACGTGGCCCGCCTCGCGCAGGAGCAGGGCGCCTCGGTGGTGCTGACAGCCTTCGGGCGCGCAGCCAAGATCACCAGCGCCATCGCGCGTCGTCTCCCGCAGGCCGCCCCGGTCATCGAACTGGATGCCTCCAACCAGGAGGACTTCGACGCCTTGTCGACCCGCGTGGGCGAACACACCGACCAGCTCGACGGGGTGCTGCACTCGATCGGGTTCGCCCCCCGGGGTGCGTTCGACTTCATGAACGCCAGTTGGGAAGACGTAGCCCCGGCCTTGCAGATCTCGGCCTACTCCCTCAAAGCGCTGGCCAAGGGCGCTGAACCGCTGATGAAGCCGGGCGGAGCGCTCGTCGGGCTCACCCTCGATGCCAGCATCGCCTGGCCCGGTTATGACTGGATGGGCGTGGCCAAGGCGGCCTTCGAATCGACGAACCGGTACTGCGCTCGCGACCTGGGCCCCAAGGGGATTCGCTGCAACCTGGTAGCGGCCGGTCCGATTCGTACCACCGCGGCCAAGAGCATCCCGGCCTTCGACAGGTTCGCCCAGTGGGGAGAGCACTCCCCACTCGGCTGGGACATCAGCGACCCGTCTCCGGCCGCCAAGGCATGCGTGGCCTTGATGTCGGACTGGTTCCCGGCCACCACCGGAGAAATCGTGCACGTCGACGGGGGCTTTCACGCCGTCGGCGACTGA